In one window of Thunnus thynnus chromosome 23, fThuThy2.1, whole genome shotgun sequence DNA:
- the LOC137176327 gene encoding uncharacterized protein isoform X4 → MGDCTTSASGNHSTGTLLSAIKSSKHAPESESVEKSASVASDLPIKKHLDVTMTAFGDGKRMYSDDCCEDETFVSSNDESFHSKWWCDKPLQKVTTLHYTLTALRELITSLEKVETIAEMDNFSEVILQQYWNGDIDNIHLFTSTEYPQIMVNVAATCTKNEDECPVVLTAVSGITLDELTERHSILTQLMFNCSSSQKEWRSVWLNTNKKLDDIDQEPSVSGPLKHMTVKERGFTGLKPAETAGLDSVQVVTDVSKDLPPESDSVVSENKTFELMSPTDKHNANTNKQKNTEDQQHCCVTCDEVIALSKPNSLIDQIQNVVSIPTYQSKQSFAGAREEAGSVYSPMDLSVALSENEVKEQAPLSESEDEEVLSPKILKDPQYEDISDDDVPPLSTELPKTENEELSFPTRFGDPQYEEISEDENSQIENPSFAQLPEPNNKRSLFENEGYRQSQAQMKTEKISAETLIPKKQVSPKTLVLAAQYHCCPHLVLSGDGFEGLSCPKCDREGYMATNHSVSYSPSNVLKYDDQTEEDTDDDCLVIPITMSDLKSGLEDEDQDGPEEVVRDDGENGDNERQGDTSPTHDALHFPALKPVPASASTPLEVYDTMAIFLQVKSARGGNCFEVAPGRSTPEHGMDSEGEPHTPQERRESYSEPEDSCETEDSCDYSSASEHNYLTVPRQLLKRSAPPPPERDHSVSEKESDSDEASNSNPSKHVQPKTNKQRISKKEEIIIINTDTEDEGDHNCNKKVKRKRLFSRLVNIGDTLCSQQKRHSPETENSPCGTVKERFKKNRQPSADLPAPHRQSKAKESQLKGLMEDACPGQSHSTEKSGQLTEASAGFERHKINREMISKKQSVIILNSDTEDESGYNYKEAKRKRLYLPGSADSGDAPHVQRKRRSDEIVDTQYGTANEKLKKPRLSPADFSMPQHQTKVHETMRKSGQLIEPKPRFEHIQHKTTRQTTSKEERTVFHGSEKVVKSGHFCKKKEKDSGNDSFATQNGPSTETVDRLSCEDSPEKQPLSVDKVVGSSLVTNPVIHRLVVEESFQPNNYLKLYKDSRVHNKDKDETWVPQTPTATSEKSDSCYRNKPYLYRNKKGQFVSKPKPAKERHSHETKNERQANITKPKLVSRQPSLPSQEGQFTSTSSLSSTRGQLSEARGSSTSSRHWSQSEAVSASSAPPKSKQSPPISRHLSSSKLQRSYSYSSHSTSDHHHHTTKGPSSSVNTQSSARKQVIQDWHNSYFPTRRDRKTSLGMEEDLRTTNNDSQREARPGPSHYERAPRQRHRSYDPPTALMKKSIHEAKQWTNHIHREAPREPRSVGRGYKWSENSLATPTKGSGRKRKKCRFSPRPHQ, encoded by the exons ATGGGCGATTGTACTACATCGGCATCAGGGAACCATTCAACAGGTACACTACTCTCTGCAATAAAAAGCTCAAAACATGCTCCTGAAAGTGAATCTGTTGAGAAGAGTGCATCTGTAGCTAGTGATTtaccaataaaaaaacacttggaTGTAACTATGACTGCATTTGGTGATGGCAAACGTATGTATTCAGATGACTGCTGTGAAGATGAAACTTTTGTCAGTAGCAATGATGAAAGTTTCCATAGTAAATGGTGGTGTGATAAGCCCTTACAGAAAGTGACCACTCTTCATTATACATTAACTGCACTGAGGGAGCTGATTACTAGTCTGGAGAAGGTAGAGACTATTGCAGAAATGGACAACTTTTCTGAAGTCATACTGCAACAATATTGGAATGGGGATATAGATAACATTCATCTCTTTACATCCACAGAATATCCACAGATTATGGTGAACGTTGCTGCCACTTGCACAAAGAATGAAGATGAGTGTCCAGTGGTTCTCACCGCAGTGTCTGGAATTACCTTGGATGAACTGACTGAAAGGCATTCCATTCTTACCCAGTTAATGTTCAACTGCAGCTCATCACAAAAGGAGTGGAGGTCTGTTTGGTTAAATACCAACAAGAAGTTGGATGACATAGACCAAGAGCCCAGTGTTTCTGGGCCTCTCAAACACATGACAGTGAAGGAGAGAGGATTTACAGGCCTGAAACCCGCGGAGACAGCAGGGTTGGACAGTGTGCAAGTTGTGACTGACGTCTCAAAAGATCTTCCACCAGAGTCAGATTCAGTGGtatctgaaaacaaaacatttgaactcATGTCACCCACTGACAAGCataatgcaaatacaaataaacagaaaaacactgaagatCAACAACATTGCTGTGTTACCTGTGACGAAGTAATTGCACTGTCTAAGCCAAATTCATTAATTGATCAAATTCAGAATGTAGTTTCAATTCCTACATACCAAAGTAAACAAAGTTTTGCAGGTGCGAGGGAGGAAGCAGGTTCTGTGTATTCACCAATGGATTTAAGCGTAGCACTTTCTGAAAACGAAGTCAAAGAACAGGCCCCTCTATCTGAAAGTGAGGATGAGGAAGTACTTTCTCCGAAAATTTTAAAAGATCCACAATATGAAGACATTTCAGATGATGATGTGCCACCATTGTCCACAGAACTCCCAAAAACTGAGAATGAGGAATTAAGCTTTCCAACACGTTTTGGAGACCCACAGTATGAAGAAATAAGTGAAGATGAAAATTCACAGATTGAGAATCCTTCATTTGCACAACTACCTGAACCTAACAATAAGCGGTCACTGTTTGAAAATGAAGGCTACAGACAGAGTCAGGCTcagatgaagacagagaaaattTCAGCTGAGACACTGATTCCAAAGAAACAGGTTTCACCAAAGACACTAGTACTTGCAGCACAATATCACTGTTGTCCACATCTTGTTCTGTCTGGTGATGGTTTTGAAGGTCTATCATGTCCTAAATGTGACAGGGAGGGATATATGGCAACAAACCACTCTGTTTCATATAGTCCTTCCAATGTTTTGAAATATGATGATCAGACTGAGGAGGATACTGATGATGACTGCCTAGTCATACCTATAACCATGTCAGACCTTAAATCTGGACTAGAAGATGAAGACCAAGATGGCCCTGAAGAAGTTGTGCGAGATGATGGTGAAAATGGAGACAATGAAAGACAGGGTGACACAAGTCCAACACACGATGCCTTACATTTCCCAGCTCTAAAACCAGTACCAGCTTCTGCTTCTACCCCTTTAGAGGTCTATGACACAATGGCGATTTTTCTACAAGTAAAATCTGCACGGGGTGGAAATTGTTTTGAAGTGGCACCAGGCAGGAGCACACCAGAACATGGAATGGACTCTGAGGGAGAACCACATACACcccaggagaggagagagtccTACTCTGAGCCTGAAGACAGCTGTGAAACTGAAGACAGTTGTGATTACTCATCTGCATCAGAACACAACTATTTGACTGTGCCCAGACAGTTGTTGAAGAGGTCAGCACCTCCGCCCCCAGAGAGAGATCATTCTGTGTCTGAAAAAGAGAGTGACAGTGATGAAGCTTCTAACTCTAACCCTTCTAAGCATGTTCAAcccaaaaccaacaaacaaagaatttctaaaaaggaagaaataataatcattaataCTGACACAGAGGATGAAGGTGACCACAACTGCAACAAGAAGGTGAAAAGGAAGAGATTGTTTTCAAGATTAGTGAACATTGGAGACACCCTATGTAGTCAACAAAAGAGACATTCACCTGAAACTGAGAACAGTCCATGTGGGACTGTTAAagaaaggtttaaaaaaaacagacagccATCTGCAGACTTACCAGCACCACACCGCCAGTCTAAAGCAAAAGAGTCACAGTTAAAAGGTCTGATGGAGGATGCATGCCCTGGACAGTCACACAGCACTGAAAAGAGTGGACAGCTGACTGAGGCCAGTGCTGGCTTTGAGCGACATAAGATCAACAGAGAAATGATCTCAAAAAAGCAAAGTGTaataatcctgaactctgacaCAGAGGATGAAAGTGGATATAACTATAAAGAGGCAAAGAGGAAGAGATTATATTTGCCAGGGTCAGCTGACAGTGGTGATGCCCCTCATGTTCAACGAAAGAGACGTTCAGATGAAATTGTGGACACTCAGTATGGAACTGCAaatgaaaagcttaaaaaaccCAGACTGTCACCTGCGGACTTCTCAATGCCACAGCACCAGACTAAAGTTCATGAAACTATGAGAAAGAGTGGACAGCTGATTGAACCCAAACCAAGGTTTGAGCATATTCAACACAAGACCACCAGACAAACAACCTCAAAAGAAGAGAGAACAGTTTTCCATGGTTCTGAGAAAGTGGTTAAAAGTGGCCATTTCtgcaaaaagaaggaaaaggacAGTGGCAATGATTCATTTGCTACACAAAATGGACCTTCAACTGAAACTGTGGACCGACTGTCATGTGAAGACTCACCAGAGAAACAGCCCCTGTCTGTAGACAAGGTGGTGGGCTCTAGTTTGGTTACTAATCCTGTGATTCATCGCCTTGTTGTTGAGGAATCTTTTCAACCCAATAATTATTTGAAACTTTATAAAGACTCTAGAGTCCATAACAAGGATAAAGATGAAACTTGGGTTCCACAGACCCCCACTGCAACTAGTGAGAAGAGTGACTCCTGTTACAGAAATAAACCTTATCtgtacagaaataaaaaaggacaATTTGTATCCAAACCAAAACCTGCAAAGGAAAGACACTCTCATGAAACAAAGAATGAGAGACAAGCAAACATAACAAAACCCAAATTGGTTTCAAGGCAACCATCATTACCTAGCCAAGAAGGCCAATTCACCTCCACCAGTAGCTTGTCATCCACACGTGGACAACTTTCTGAGGCCAGAGGAAGCTCAACCTCCTCAAGACATTGGTCTCAGTCTGAAGCAGTCTCCGCCTCCTCGGCTCCTCCTAAATCAAAGCAGAGTCCACCTATTTCCAGACATCTATCTTCATCCAAACTACAGCGGTCTTACTCTTATAGCAGCCACTCAACAtctgatcatcatcatcataccaCCAAAGGCCCATCATCCTCTGTGAATACACAATCATCAGCAAGGAAACAAGTGATCCAAGACTGGCACAACAGCTATTTCCCAACCAGGAGAGACCGAAAAACTAGCCTGGGCATGGAGGAGGACTTGAGAACCACGAATAATGATTCCCAGAGGGAAGCTAGGCCAGGACCTAGTCACTATGAAAGGGCACCAAGACAGAGGCACAGATCCTACGACCCTCCAACAGCCCTGATGAAGAAGTCCATACATGAAGCCAAACAGTGGACTAATCACATACATCGGGAAGCACCAAGGGAACCAA GATCAGTCGGTCGAGGTTACAAGTGGTCAGAGAACTCACTGGCAACGCCAACAAAAG GTTCTGGCAGGAAGCGGAAGAAGTGTAGATTCTCTCCAAGACCCCATCAGTGA
- the LOC137176327 gene encoding uncharacterized protein isoform X3 produces the protein MRCDLDVHTVSESDKDVEKQSPNFVVEEQCTAAVGQELEEDSSKDSKAKQAEFTPKSKEMGDCTTSASGNHSTGTLLSAIKSSKHAPESESVEKSASVASDLPIKKHLDVTMTAFGDGKRMYSDDCCEDETFVSSNDESFHSKWWCDKPLQKVTTLHYTLTALRELITSLEKVETIAEMDNFSEVILQQYWNGDIDNIHLFTSTEYPQIMVNVAATCTKNEDECPVVLTAVSGITLDELTERHSILTQLMFNCSSSQKEWRSVWLNTNKKLDDIDQEPSVSGPLKHMTVKERGFTGLKPAETAGLDSVQVVTDVSKDLPPESDSVVSENKTFELMSPTDKHNANTNKQKNTEDQQHCCVTCDEVIALSKPNSLIDQIQNVVSIPTYQSKQSFAGAREEAGSVYSPMDLSVALSENEVKEQAPLSESEDEEVLSPKILKDPQYEDISDDDVPPLSTELPKTENEELSFPTRFGDPQYEEISEDENSQIENPSFAQLPEPNNKRSLFENEGYRQSQAQMKTEKISAETLIPKKQVSPKTLVLAAQYHCCPHLVLSGDGFEGLSCPKCDREGYMATNHSVSYSPSNVLKYDDQTEEDTDDDCLVIPITMSDLKSGLEDEDQDGPEEVVRDDGENGDNERQGDTSPTHDALHFPALKPVPASASTPLEVYDTMAIFLQVKSARGGNCFEVAPGRSTPEHGMDSEGEPHTPQERRESYSEPEDSCETEDSCDYSSASEHNYLTVPRQLLKRSAPPPPERDHSVSEKESDSDEASNSNPSKHVQPKTNKQRISKKEEIIIINTDTEDEGDHNCNKKVKRKRLFSRLVNIGDTLCSQQKRHSPETENSPCGTVKERFKKNRQPSADLPAPHRQSKAKESQLKGLMEDACPGQSHSTEKSGQLTEASAGFERHKINREMISKKQSVIILNSDTEDESGYNYKEAKRKRLYLPGSADSGDAPHVQRKRRSDEIVDTQYGTANEKLKKPRLSPADFSMPQHQTKVHETMRKSGQLIEPKPRFEHIQHKTTRQTTSKEERTVFHGSEKVVKSGHFCKKKEKDSGNDSFATQNGPSTETVDRLSCEDSPEKQPLSVDKVVGSSLVTNPVIHRLVVEESFQPNNYLKLYKDSRVHNKDKDETWVPQTPTATSEKSDSCYRNKPYLYRNKKGQFVSKPKPAKERHSHETKNERQANITKPKLVSRQPSLPSQEGQFTSTSSLSSTRGQLSEARGSSTSSRHWSQSEAVSASSAPPKSKQSPPISRHLSSSKLQRSYSYSSHSTSDHHHHTTKGPSSSVNTQSSARKQVIQDWHNSYFPTRRDRKTSLGMEEDLRTTNNDSQREARPGPSHYERAPRQRHRSYDPPTALMKKSIHEAKQWTNHIHREAPREPRSVGRGYKWSENSLATPTKGSGRKRKKCRFSPRPHQ, from the exons TCTCTGAATCTGACAAAGATGTGGAGAAGCAAAGTCCTAACTTTGTTGTAGAAGAGCAGTGCACTGCTGCAGTTGGACAAGAACTTGAAGAGGATAGCTCAAAGgacagcaaagcaaagcaagCTGAGTTTACTCCAAAGTCTAAAGAGATGGGCGATTGTACTACATCGGCATCAGGGAACCATTCAACAGGTACACTACTCTCTGCAATAAAAAGCTCAAAACATGCTCCTGAAAGTGAATCTGTTGAGAAGAGTGCATCTGTAGCTAGTGATTtaccaataaaaaaacacttggaTGTAACTATGACTGCATTTGGTGATGGCAAACGTATGTATTCAGATGACTGCTGTGAAGATGAAACTTTTGTCAGTAGCAATGATGAAAGTTTCCATAGTAAATGGTGGTGTGATAAGCCCTTACAGAAAGTGACCACTCTTCATTATACATTAACTGCACTGAGGGAGCTGATTACTAGTCTGGAGAAGGTAGAGACTATTGCAGAAATGGACAACTTTTCTGAAGTCATACTGCAACAATATTGGAATGGGGATATAGATAACATTCATCTCTTTACATCCACAGAATATCCACAGATTATGGTGAACGTTGCTGCCACTTGCACAAAGAATGAAGATGAGTGTCCAGTGGTTCTCACCGCAGTGTCTGGAATTACCTTGGATGAACTGACTGAAAGGCATTCCATTCTTACCCAGTTAATGTTCAACTGCAGCTCATCACAAAAGGAGTGGAGGTCTGTTTGGTTAAATACCAACAAGAAGTTGGATGACATAGACCAAGAGCCCAGTGTTTCTGGGCCTCTCAAACACATGACAGTGAAGGAGAGAGGATTTACAGGCCTGAAACCCGCGGAGACAGCAGGGTTGGACAGTGTGCAAGTTGTGACTGACGTCTCAAAAGATCTTCCACCAGAGTCAGATTCAGTGGtatctgaaaacaaaacatttgaactcATGTCACCCACTGACAAGCataatgcaaatacaaataaacagaaaaacactgaagatCAACAACATTGCTGTGTTACCTGTGACGAAGTAATTGCACTGTCTAAGCCAAATTCATTAATTGATCAAATTCAGAATGTAGTTTCAATTCCTACATACCAAAGTAAACAAAGTTTTGCAGGTGCGAGGGAGGAAGCAGGTTCTGTGTATTCACCAATGGATTTAAGCGTAGCACTTTCTGAAAACGAAGTCAAAGAACAGGCCCCTCTATCTGAAAGTGAGGATGAGGAAGTACTTTCTCCGAAAATTTTAAAAGATCCACAATATGAAGACATTTCAGATGATGATGTGCCACCATTGTCCACAGAACTCCCAAAAACTGAGAATGAGGAATTAAGCTTTCCAACACGTTTTGGAGACCCACAGTATGAAGAAATAAGTGAAGATGAAAATTCACAGATTGAGAATCCTTCATTTGCACAACTACCTGAACCTAACAATAAGCGGTCACTGTTTGAAAATGAAGGCTACAGACAGAGTCAGGCTcagatgaagacagagaaaattTCAGCTGAGACACTGATTCCAAAGAAACAGGTTTCACCAAAGACACTAGTACTTGCAGCACAATATCACTGTTGTCCACATCTTGTTCTGTCTGGTGATGGTTTTGAAGGTCTATCATGTCCTAAATGTGACAGGGAGGGATATATGGCAACAAACCACTCTGTTTCATATAGTCCTTCCAATGTTTTGAAATATGATGATCAGACTGAGGAGGATACTGATGATGACTGCCTAGTCATACCTATAACCATGTCAGACCTTAAATCTGGACTAGAAGATGAAGACCAAGATGGCCCTGAAGAAGTTGTGCGAGATGATGGTGAAAATGGAGACAATGAAAGACAGGGTGACACAAGTCCAACACACGATGCCTTACATTTCCCAGCTCTAAAACCAGTACCAGCTTCTGCTTCTACCCCTTTAGAGGTCTATGACACAATGGCGATTTTTCTACAAGTAAAATCTGCACGGGGTGGAAATTGTTTTGAAGTGGCACCAGGCAGGAGCACACCAGAACATGGAATGGACTCTGAGGGAGAACCACATACACcccaggagaggagagagtccTACTCTGAGCCTGAAGACAGCTGTGAAACTGAAGACAGTTGTGATTACTCATCTGCATCAGAACACAACTATTTGACTGTGCCCAGACAGTTGTTGAAGAGGTCAGCACCTCCGCCCCCAGAGAGAGATCATTCTGTGTCTGAAAAAGAGAGTGACAGTGATGAAGCTTCTAACTCTAACCCTTCTAAGCATGTTCAAcccaaaaccaacaaacaaagaatttctaaaaaggaagaaataataatcattaataCTGACACAGAGGATGAAGGTGACCACAACTGCAACAAGAAGGTGAAAAGGAAGAGATTGTTTTCAAGATTAGTGAACATTGGAGACACCCTATGTAGTCAACAAAAGAGACATTCACCTGAAACTGAGAACAGTCCATGTGGGACTGTTAAagaaaggtttaaaaaaaacagacagccATCTGCAGACTTACCAGCACCACACCGCCAGTCTAAAGCAAAAGAGTCACAGTTAAAAGGTCTGATGGAGGATGCATGCCCTGGACAGTCACACAGCACTGAAAAGAGTGGACAGCTGACTGAGGCCAGTGCTGGCTTTGAGCGACATAAGATCAACAGAGAAATGATCTCAAAAAAGCAAAGTGTaataatcctgaactctgacaCAGAGGATGAAAGTGGATATAACTATAAAGAGGCAAAGAGGAAGAGATTATATTTGCCAGGGTCAGCTGACAGTGGTGATGCCCCTCATGTTCAACGAAAGAGACGTTCAGATGAAATTGTGGACACTCAGTATGGAACTGCAaatgaaaagcttaaaaaaccCAGACTGTCACCTGCGGACTTCTCAATGCCACAGCACCAGACTAAAGTTCATGAAACTATGAGAAAGAGTGGACAGCTGATTGAACCCAAACCAAGGTTTGAGCATATTCAACACAAGACCACCAGACAAACAACCTCAAAAGAAGAGAGAACAGTTTTCCATGGTTCTGAGAAAGTGGTTAAAAGTGGCCATTTCtgcaaaaagaaggaaaaggacAGTGGCAATGATTCATTTGCTACACAAAATGGACCTTCAACTGAAACTGTGGACCGACTGTCATGTGAAGACTCACCAGAGAAACAGCCCCTGTCTGTAGACAAGGTGGTGGGCTCTAGTTTGGTTACTAATCCTGTGATTCATCGCCTTGTTGTTGAGGAATCTTTTCAACCCAATAATTATTTGAAACTTTATAAAGACTCTAGAGTCCATAACAAGGATAAAGATGAAACTTGGGTTCCACAGACCCCCACTGCAACTAGTGAGAAGAGTGACTCCTGTTACAGAAATAAACCTTATCtgtacagaaataaaaaaggacaATTTGTATCCAAACCAAAACCTGCAAAGGAAAGACACTCTCATGAAACAAAGAATGAGAGACAAGCAAACATAACAAAACCCAAATTGGTTTCAAGGCAACCATCATTACCTAGCCAAGAAGGCCAATTCACCTCCACCAGTAGCTTGTCATCCACACGTGGACAACTTTCTGAGGCCAGAGGAAGCTCAACCTCCTCAAGACATTGGTCTCAGTCTGAAGCAGTCTCCGCCTCCTCGGCTCCTCCTAAATCAAAGCAGAGTCCACCTATTTCCAGACATCTATCTTCATCCAAACTACAGCGGTCTTACTCTTATAGCAGCCACTCAACAtctgatcatcatcatcataccaCCAAAGGCCCATCATCCTCTGTGAATACACAATCATCAGCAAGGAAACAAGTGATCCAAGACTGGCACAACAGCTATTTCCCAACCAGGAGAGACCGAAAAACTAGCCTGGGCATGGAGGAGGACTTGAGAACCACGAATAATGATTCCCAGAGGGAAGCTAGGCCAGGACCTAGTCACTATGAAAGGGCACCAAGACAGAGGCACAGATCCTACGACCCTCCAACAGCCCTGATGAAGAAGTCCATACATGAAGCCAAACAGTGGACTAATCACATACATCGGGAAGCACCAAGGGAACCAA GATCAGTCGGTCGAGGTTACAAGTGGTCAGAGAACTCACTGGCAACGCCAACAAAAG GTTCTGGCAGGAAGCGGAAGAAGTGTAGATTCTCTCCAAGACCCCATCAGTGA